In a genomic window of Helianthus annuus cultivar XRQ/B chromosome 10, HanXRQr2.0-SUNRISE, whole genome shotgun sequence:
- the LOC110884034 gene encoding transcription factor MTB3: MGDKFRLEEEDKGMLESVLGQEALSFLLWSASNKVPDEFRSKTRDLGVQDGLHKILEGLDWNYAIFWQVSNSKSGKSALVWGDGHYKESKGSDAHERRGEDVRKKMVLQKLHSWFKAPEEGNLQLKMDLVSDLAMFYLTSMFYLFPFDKPSSPSQSFNTSRSVWVSDAKSCEEHYQSRSFLAKLSRFQTLVLVPVKKGVLEVGSFKSIPEDQSFITSVKTLFNECHPKVLPKIFGQELSLGGGGCGGGAAKSGPISINFAPKVEDDLDFRGESYAIQNHVYSGNSSNGHRIEPGMNHVIGGVLNSQPIISALDQSNQDSNLMDRKPRKRGRKPANGREEPLNHVEAERQRREKLNQRFYALRAVVPNISKMDKASLLGDAISYITDLQSKIRILETEKEVNCQPEVDFMARKDDSVIRVSCPIDDHPVAQVLKTFKEHEMVINDTNVSTTENGKVIHTFLFKALGGAGAAEQLKEKLDSAFSD, translated from the coding sequence ATGGGAGATAAATTTCGGTTAGAAGAAGAAGATAAGGGTATGTTAGAGAGTGTATTGGGTCAAGAAGCTTTAAGTTTCTTGTTATGGTCAGCTTCAAATAAGGTTCCTGATGAATTCAGGTCAAAAACAAGGGATTTAGGGGTTCAAGATGGTCTTCACAAGATTCTCGAGGGGTTGGATTGGAATTACGCCATTTTCTGGCAAGTTTCGAATTCGAAATCCGGGAAATCGGCTTTGGTTTGGGGCGACGGGCATTATAAAGAGTCGAAAGGAAGTGATGCTCATGAAAGACGGGGTGAAGACGTTAGGAAAAAGATGGTTCTTCAGAAGCTTCATTCGTGGTTTAAGGCACCCGAGGAAGGAAATCTTCAGTTGAAAATGGATTTAGTTTCCGATTTAGCGATGTTTTATTTAACCTCGATGTTTTATTTGTTCCCGTTTGATAAACCGTCTAGCCCGTCTCAGTCGTTTAACACGAGTCGCTCCGTTTGGGTTTCTGATGCCAAAAGTTGTGAAGAACATTACCAATCAAGATCGTTTTTAGCAAAATTGTCTCGGtttcaaaccctagttcttgttCCGGTTAAAAAAGGAGTCTTGGAAGTCGGTTCTTTTAAGTCAATCCCGGAAGACCAAAGCTTTATTACGTCGGTCAAAACTTTGTTTAATGAATGCCACCCGAAAGTATTACCTAAAATCTTTGGTCAAGAACTAAGTCTCGGTGGTGGTGGTTGCGGTGGCGGTGCTGCAAAATCCGGTCCGATCAGCATTAACTTCGCACCAAAAGTCGAAGACGATTTGGATTTCAGGGGTGAATCGTACGCGATACAAAATCATGTTTATTCTGGGAATTCATCAAACGGGCATAGAATCGAGCCGGGAATGAACCACGTGATTGGTGGAGTATTGAATTCACAACCAATAATATCGGCTCTAGATCAATCTAATCAAGATTCAAACTTGATGGATAGAAAACCGAGAAAACGGGGTAGAAAACCCGCAAACGGGAGAGAAGAACCATTGAATCACGTAGAAGCCGAGCGACAAAGACGTGAGAAGCTAAACCAACGATTCTACGCGTTACGAGCCGTGGTCCCAAATATTTCAAAAATGGATAAAGCGTCACTTCTTGGTGACGCGATCTCATACATAACCGATCTTCAATCCAAGATAAGAATCTTGGAAACCGAAAAGGAGGTCAACTGTCAACCCGAGGTTGACTTCATGGCTAGAAAAGACGACTCTGTTATTCGAGTTAGTTGCCCGATAGACGATCATCCGGTTGCACAGGTTTTAAAGACGTTTAAGGAACATGAAATGGTAATTAACGACACAAATGTTTCAACTACCGAAAATGGGAAAGTGATACATACATTTTTGTTTAAAGCTCTTGGTGGTGCTGGTGCTGCGGAACAGTTGAAGGAGAAGCTGGATTCGGCTTTTTCAGACTGA